A single Alcanivorax borkumensis SK2 DNA region contains:
- the ndk gene encoding nucleoside-diphosphate kinase, giving the protein MAVERTLSIIKPDAVAKNVIGEIVTRFEKAGLSVVAMKMVHLSDEKAGGFYAEHKERPFFKDLVGFMTSGPVVVQVLEGEDAVAKNRDLMGATNPKEAEAGTIRADFAETIDANAVHGSDSTESAAREVAYFFSDEEVCPRAS; this is encoded by the coding sequence ATGGCTGTTGAGCGCACACTCTCTATCATCAAGCCTGATGCCGTGGCCAAGAACGTGATCGGCGAAATCGTTACCCGTTTCGAAAAGGCTGGCCTGAGCGTGGTTGCCATGAAAATGGTACACCTGAGCGACGAAAAAGCGGGCGGCTTCTATGCTGAGCACAAAGAGCGTCCTTTCTTCAAGGATCTGGTGGGCTTCATGACCAGCGGTCCTGTGGTTGTACAGGTGCTGGAAGGTGAAGATGCGGTTGCCAAAAACCGTGACCTGATGGGTGCTACCAACCCGAAAGAAGCGGAAGCTGGCACTATCCGTGCAGATTTTGCGGAAACTATCGACGCAAACGCGGTCCATGGTTCTGACTCCACCGAGTCTGCTGCCCGCGAAGTGGCCTATTTCTTCTCCGATGAAGAAGTGTGCCCGCGCGCTAGCTAA
- the sufB gene encoding Fe-S cluster assembly protein SufB translates to MSQAELDKLIRSNYEAGFTTTVDTETLPPGLSEEVIRFLSAKKGEPEWMLEWRLDSYRKWQEMPTPGWAHLHHPPIDFNEVSYYSKPKSLDDAPKSLDEVDPELLATYEKLGIPLHEQEMLAGVAVDVVFDSSSVFTTFKEKLWEAGVIFCSISEAIQEYPELVQKYMGSVVPKGDNFYAALNSAVFSDGSFVYIPKGVRCPMELSTYFRINEANTGQFERTLIIADEGSYVSYLEGCTAPQRDENQLHAAVVELVALPGAEIKYSTVQNWYPGDENGKGGIYNFVTKRGIAHDNSKISWTQVETGSAITWKYPSVILRGDNSIGEFYSVALTRHMQQADTGTKMIHLGKNTKSTIISKGISAGRSSNSYRGLVRISPRAENARNFTQCDSLLLGDTCGAHTFPYIESKNPTATIEHEATTSKVSDDQMFLCRQRGIDPEKAVSMIVNGFCKEVFKELPMEFAVEAGKLLEVSLEGAVG, encoded by the coding sequence ATGAGCCAAGCCGAACTGGACAAGCTGATTCGCTCCAATTACGAGGCCGGTTTTACCACCACGGTGGACACCGAGACCCTGCCCCCTGGGCTGAGCGAGGAAGTCATCCGTTTTCTGTCCGCCAAAAAAGGCGAACCGGAATGGATGCTTGAGTGGCGCCTAGACAGCTACCGCAAGTGGCAGGAGATGCCCACACCGGGCTGGGCGCATCTGCACCACCCGCCCATCGACTTTAACGAGGTGTCTTACTACTCCAAGCCCAAAAGCTTGGACGACGCCCCCAAAAGCCTAGATGAAGTGGACCCAGAGCTACTCGCCACCTATGAAAAACTGGGCATCCCCCTGCACGAACAGGAAATGCTGGCCGGTGTCGCTGTAGACGTAGTGTTCGATTCCTCCTCGGTATTCACCACCTTCAAAGAGAAGCTGTGGGAAGCCGGAGTAATTTTCTGCTCTATTTCCGAAGCCATTCAGGAATACCCGGAGCTGGTGCAGAAATACATGGGCTCCGTGGTACCCAAAGGCGACAACTTCTATGCCGCCTTGAACAGTGCAGTGTTCTCTGACGGCTCCTTCGTCTACATCCCCAAGGGCGTACGCTGCCCCATGGAGCTGTCCACCTATTTCCGCATCAACGAAGCCAACACCGGCCAGTTCGAGCGCACCCTGATCATTGCCGACGAAGGCAGCTACGTGAGCTACCTGGAAGGCTGCACCGCACCTCAGCGCGACGAAAACCAGCTGCACGCGGCGGTGGTTGAACTGGTTGCTCTACCCGGCGCCGAGATCAAGTACTCCACCGTACAGAATTGGTACCCCGGTGATGAGAACGGCAAAGGCGGCATTTATAACTTCGTGACCAAGCGCGGTATTGCCCACGACAACAGCAAAATTAGCTGGACCCAGGTAGAAACGGGCTCCGCTATCACGTGGAAGTATCCGTCCGTGATCTTGCGTGGCGACAACAGCATCGGTGAGTTTTACTCCGTAGCGCTGACCCGCCACATGCAACAAGCAGACACCGGCACCAAGATGATCCACTTGGGCAAGAACACCAAGAGCACCATTATTTCCAAGGGCATCTCCGCCGGACGCAGTAGCAACAGCTACCGTGGCTTAGTGCGCATCAGCCCGCGGGCAGAAAACGCCCGTAACTTCACCCAGTGCGACTCACTGTTGCTCGGTGACACCTGCGGTGCACACACTTTCCCGTACATCGAGTCGAAAAACCCCACGGCCACCATCGAACACGAGGCCACCACCTCCAAGGTGAGTGACGACCAAATGTTCCTGTGCCGGCAACGCGGCATCGACCCGGAAAAGGCGGTTTCCATGATTGTGAACGGCTTCTGTAAAGAGGTGTTCAAGGAGCTGCCCATGGAATTTGCCGTGGAAGCGGGTAAGTTGCTGGAAGTTAGCCTAGAAGGCGCAGTGGGCTAA
- the sufC gene encoding Fe-S cluster assembly ATPase SufC: MLEIRDLHATVADKPILKGLNLTVKPGEVHAIMGPNGSGKSTLANVLAGRDNYAITGGEALFEGKSLADLEPEERAQAGLFLAFQYPVEIPGVSNMEFLKAALESVRGAQGKEEWDSVTLLRQARAACKQVNLDASFLKRGVNEGFSGGEKKRNEIMQMLLMEPKLALLDETDSGLDIDALQTVAKGVNSLRSPERGIVLVTHYQRLLDYIVPDFVHVLSNGQIIKSGGKELALELEEKGYGWLTGEEESA; the protein is encoded by the coding sequence ATGCTGGAAATTCGTGATCTGCACGCCACCGTGGCGGACAAGCCGATTCTCAAGGGCCTGAACCTGACCGTTAAACCGGGTGAAGTGCACGCCATCATGGGCCCCAATGGCTCCGGCAAATCCACTCTGGCCAACGTGCTGGCGGGTCGTGACAATTACGCAATCACCGGTGGTGAAGCCCTTTTCGAAGGCAAAAGCCTGGCAGACCTAGAACCGGAAGAACGCGCCCAGGCTGGCCTGTTCCTGGCCTTCCAGTACCCGGTGGAAATTCCCGGCGTCTCCAACATGGAATTTCTGAAAGCCGCACTGGAATCTGTGCGCGGCGCCCAAGGTAAGGAAGAGTGGGATTCGGTTACGCTACTGCGCCAGGCCCGCGCAGCCTGCAAGCAAGTCAATCTCGATGCCAGCTTCCTCAAGCGCGGGGTTAACGAAGGCTTCTCTGGCGGCGAGAAAAAGCGCAACGAAATCATGCAAATGCTGCTGATGGAACCGAAACTGGCGCTGCTCGATGAAACCGACTCCGGCCTCGACATCGACGCCCTGCAAACCGTGGCCAAGGGCGTCAATTCCCTGCGCAGCCCCGAGCGCGGCATCGTGCTGGTAACCCACTATCAACGCCTGCTGGACTATATTGTGCCGGACTTCGTGCACGTCCTGTCCAATGGCCAAATCATCAAATCCGGGGGTAAAGAACTGGCTCTCGAACTGGAAGAAAAAGGTTACGGCTGGCTTACCGGAGAAGAGGAATCCGCATGA
- the sufD gene encoding Fe-S cluster assembly protein SufD, which translates to MSLSASSLAQELKTQALANAQRNGSAGDALAALQAASFPERKTESWKYTSLQALADGHLNAIADGEINPPLPALSEHVVTINNGKLVDHNLPDGVTLSHDGPAINGLQTPFAFYNSAVASQPIVLTVAANTRIEQPIHVQIQAASDTPAHCNPRLVVVLNQGAEAAVIEHYHAQGKALTNAVTALITADNAQLTHYRLQGEQASTIHIGTLIIDQQGASKVDSYQLMTGNRLRRNDVRALMNKSGAELNMKGIFVVRDNSHVDNQMCVEHAVPNGESDQNFKGLAGERGKAVFNGRIHIHPGASGTNAGLSNKNLLLNPGAEINTKPELEIYNDDVKCAHGTTVGQLDAMQQFYLQSRGIPAAEAKRMLSLGFVNELLMTLPHEKVAQWATPWLEAELTHASPAQESAA; encoded by the coding sequence ATGAGTCTCTCTGCTTCCTCTCTAGCACAGGAATTAAAAACCCAAGCGCTCGCCAACGCACAGCGTAACGGCAGCGCAGGCGATGCTTTGGCCGCGCTGCAAGCCGCCAGCTTCCCGGAACGCAAGACCGAGAGCTGGAAGTACACCTCCTTGCAGGCGCTGGCCGATGGCCACCTCAACGCCATTGCCGACGGCGAAATCAACCCGCCGCTGCCCGCCCTGTCTGAGCATGTGGTGACCATCAACAACGGGAAGTTAGTCGACCACAACCTGCCCGACGGCGTGACCTTGTCCCACGATGGCCCCGCCATCAACGGCCTGCAGACGCCCTTTGCGTTCTATAACAGCGCCGTTGCCAGCCAGCCCATCGTGCTTACTGTGGCTGCCAATACGCGCATCGAGCAGCCCATTCATGTACAAATTCAGGCGGCCAGTGATACTCCTGCACACTGCAACCCCCGCCTGGTAGTGGTACTCAATCAGGGTGCCGAAGCCGCCGTGATCGAACACTACCATGCGCAAGGCAAGGCGTTGACCAATGCGGTCACCGCCCTGATCACCGCCGACAACGCGCAGCTGACCCACTACCGGCTGCAAGGCGAACAGGCATCCACCATACATATCGGCACCCTGATCATTGATCAGCAAGGCGCCAGCAAGGTGGACAGCTACCAGCTGATGACCGGCAACCGCCTGCGCCGCAACGATGTACGCGCCCTAATGAACAAGAGCGGCGCCGAGCTAAACATGAAAGGTATCTTCGTGGTGCGGGATAACAGCCACGTGGACAACCAGATGTGCGTGGAGCACGCGGTTCCCAACGGGGAATCGGATCAGAACTTCAAAGGCCTAGCCGGCGAAAGAGGCAAGGCGGTGTTCAACGGCCGCATCCATATCCACCCCGGTGCCAGCGGCACCAATGCCGGGCTATCCAACAAGAACCTGCTGCTCAACCCCGGCGCGGAGATCAACACCAAGCCGGAGCTGGAAATCTACAACGATGACGTGAAATGTGCCCACGGCACCACCGTAGGCCAGCTCGATGCCATGCAGCAATTTTACCTGCAATCGCGCGGCATCCCGGCAGCCGAAGCCAAGCGCATGCTAAGCCTAGGTTTTGTTAACGAACTGCTGATGACCCTGCCCCACGAAAAAGTGGCACAGTGGGCCACCCCCTGGCTGGAAGCCGAACTGACCCACGCCTCGCCGGCGCAAGAGTCTGCCGCGTGA
- a CDS encoding aminotransferase class V-fold PLP-dependent enzyme, giving the protein MDIQALRAQFPILDQQVNGKPLVYLDNGATTQKPVAVLNALDNYYRTVNSNVHRGAHYLSDEATGQFEGARQTVADFLNASREEILWTKGTTESINMVAQCVARERLQPGDEVLIGTSEHHANIVPWQQACAATGATLKVIPLHDDCSLNQAAFEQLLSSKTKIFAIGHASNALGTLNPVKAMVAKAKAAGAITLVDGAQAVAHFPVDVQDLDVDFYAFSGHKLFGPTGIGVLYGRREQLEAMPPYQTGGEMIETVSFEKSTWNQLPYKFEAGTPNIAGAIGLAAAIAWLRQQDRPALAAHEDALLAHATERAQACDGLKIIGTAANKVSVLSFLLDGGHPADVGMLLDKQGIAVRTGHHCTMPLMDTLGIPGTVRASFSIYNTLEEVDRLFEGLEKVKTFL; this is encoded by the coding sequence ATGGATATTCAGGCCCTGCGTGCGCAATTTCCGATTCTGGATCAGCAAGTCAACGGCAAACCGCTGGTGTACTTGGATAACGGCGCCACCACCCAAAAACCGGTAGCAGTGCTCAACGCACTGGACAACTATTACCGCACGGTGAACTCCAACGTACATCGCGGCGCCCACTATCTGAGCGACGAGGCCACCGGCCAGTTTGAAGGCGCCCGCCAAACCGTGGCGGATTTCCTCAACGCCAGCCGCGAAGAAATTTTGTGGACCAAGGGCACCACCGAGTCCATCAACATGGTGGCCCAGTGCGTTGCCCGTGAGCGCCTGCAGCCGGGCGACGAAGTACTGATTGGCACCAGTGAGCACCACGCCAATATCGTGCCTTGGCAACAGGCCTGCGCCGCCACCGGCGCCACCCTGAAAGTGATCCCGCTGCACGATGATTGCAGCCTAAATCAGGCCGCCTTTGAGCAGTTACTCAGCAGCAAAACAAAGATTTTCGCCATCGGCCATGCCAGCAATGCGCTGGGCACCCTGAATCCGGTAAAAGCGATGGTCGCCAAGGCGAAAGCCGCCGGCGCCATTACCCTGGTCGACGGCGCTCAAGCGGTGGCGCACTTCCCGGTGGACGTGCAGGACCTGGACGTGGATTTCTACGCCTTTTCCGGCCACAAGTTATTTGGCCCCACTGGCATAGGCGTACTCTACGGTCGCCGCGAACAGCTCGAGGCCATGCCGCCCTACCAGACCGGCGGCGAAATGATTGAAACGGTGAGCTTCGAAAAAAGCACCTGGAACCAGCTGCCCTACAAATTCGAAGCCGGCACCCCAAACATTGCCGGCGCCATCGGCCTGGCCGCCGCCATTGCGTGGCTGCGACAACAGGACCGCCCGGCACTGGCGGCCCACGAAGACGCCCTGCTGGCCCATGCCACAGAGCGGGCCCAAGCCTGCGACGGCTTGAAAATCATCGGTACCGCCGCCAATAAAGTCAGTGTGCTGTCCTTTCTGTTGGATGGCGGCCACCCAGCCGATGTGGGCATGCTGCTGGACAAACAAGGCATTGCCGTACGCACCGGCCACCACTGCACCATGCCCCTGATGGATACCCTAGGCATACCCGGCACTGTTAGGGCCTCATTCTCGATTTATAATACTCTGGAAGAGGTAGATCGCTTGTTCGAAGGACTAGAGAAAGTGAAAACATTTCTCTGA
- a CDS encoding HesB/IscA family protein: protein MTVQTFHPGQVTLHLTEAANQQALREIQRAGAAGIRLDLDESGCSGFMYTLDFVESAKDGDKLFKIDGVNLYVPEKWLPMLNGLVIDYVTEGVNSLFKFRNPNATGECGCGESFTVDDV, encoded by the coding sequence ATGACAGTTCAGACATTCCACCCCGGCCAGGTCACACTGCACCTGACCGAGGCCGCCAACCAACAAGCCCTGCGCGAGATCCAGCGGGCCGGTGCCGCCGGTATTCGTCTGGATCTGGACGAGTCCGGCTGCTCCGGCTTCATGTACACCCTGGACTTCGTGGAAAGCGCCAAAGACGGTGACAAACTGTTCAAAATCGACGGCGTAAACCTCTACGTGCCGGAAAAATGGCTGCCCATGCTGAATGGTCTGGTTATCGACTACGTCACCGAAGGGGTCAACAGCCTGTTCAAGTTTCGCAATCCCAACGCCACCGGCGAATGCGGTTGCGGCGAAAGCTTTACCGTCGACGACGTCTAA
- the sufT gene encoding putative Fe-S cluster assembly protein SufT: MADQRTVVVQRDVPARKVPDGTRITIPKNSFVNLRQALGGTYTVTINGNMARIDGTDADAIGQEPLELNFAPANDDGSVRDDDLNTVLETIFDPEIPVSIMALGLVYGCDVIQRDGQNVVQVRMTLTAPNCGMGPVLVGDVEDRLGKVPNVDKVEVALVFDPPWSREMISEEAQLELGMF, encoded by the coding sequence ATGGCAGACCAACGCACGGTAGTGGTTCAACGCGACGTTCCGGCCCGCAAGGTACCGGACGGCACCCGTATAACCATTCCCAAGAACAGCTTCGTCAACCTGCGCCAGGCGCTGGGCGGCACCTATACCGTTACCATTAATGGCAATATGGCGCGCATCGACGGCACCGATGCGGATGCCATCGGCCAAGAGCCACTGGAGCTAAACTTTGCCCCCGCCAATGACGATGGCAGCGTCCGCGACGACGACCTGAACACCGTCTTGGAAACCATTTTCGATCCGGAAATTCCGGTAAGCATTATGGCCTTGGGCCTGGTCTACGGCTGCGACGTTATTCAACGAGACGGACAAAATGTGGTGCAGGTCCGCATGACTCTCACCGCCCCCAACTGCGGCATGGGCCCAGTGCTGGTGGGCGACGTGGAAGACCGCTTGGGCAAGGTTCCCAATGTAGACAAGGTGGAAGTGGCCCTAGTGTTCGACCCACCCTGGAGCCGCGAAATGATCAGTGAAGAAGCCCAGCTCGAGCTGGGGATGTTTTAG
- a CDS encoding SufE family protein translates to MSDFDIRSIKLGNEITAEDIAEDLEFLDDWEERYRYIIDLGKQLPALPEDLKTEDRFVRGCQSQVWLETDYDNDAGTLYLAVDSDALIVKGLAAIVLSALNRQSPEGARDYDMDAFFERIDLLSHLSPTRGNGLRAMVAKIKQQATRLAA, encoded by the coding sequence GTGTCTGATTTTGATATTCGCAGCATTAAGCTTGGCAATGAGATTACCGCGGAAGATATCGCCGAAGATCTAGAATTTCTGGATGACTGGGAAGAGCGCTACCGCTATATCATAGACCTGGGCAAACAGCTGCCAGCCCTGCCGGAGGACTTAAAAACCGAGGACCGTTTCGTACGCGGCTGCCAAAGCCAAGTGTGGCTGGAAACCGATTACGACAACGACGCTGGCACTCTGTACTTGGCGGTAGATTCCGATGCGCTCATCGTTAAAGGCTTAGCCGCCATTGTGCTTTCTGCACTGAATCGGCAATCTCCTGAGGGCGCCCGCGACTACGACATGGACGCCTTCTTTGAGCGTATCGACTTGCTCAGCCACCTGAGCCCTACCCGCGGCAACGGCCTGCGTGCCATGGTCGCCAAAATCAAGCAACAGGCCACCCGGCTAGCCGCCTGA
- a CDS encoding IscS subfamily cysteine desulfurase, with amino-acid sequence MSNAVYLDYAATTPVDPAVVDAMVCHLGPEGTFANPASRSHLYGWLAEEAVESARRQVADLLNADPREVVWTSGATEANNLALKGVLDACGGGHVITGATEHKAVLDACGWLETKGHAVTYLKPQSNGQISPESVAAALRDDTVLVSVMHANNETGVINDIAVIGGVCRERGVLFHTDAAQSVGKLPLDVKNLPVDLVSVCAHKVYGPKGIGALYVRRSPDVKVAAQIHGGGHERGMRSGTLATHQIVGMGEAFALAGSLKDEEGPRICALRDRLWRGIAALGGVSVNGEGAARLPGHLNVAFEGVDGEMLLTAMNGVAVSSGSACTSASLEPSYVLKAMGVTDALAHGSIRFSVGRFTSPEDIERAISSVVDAVNRLRTVSA; translated from the coding sequence ATGAGTAATGCCGTTTATTTGGACTATGCGGCGACCACTCCGGTAGACCCGGCAGTGGTGGACGCTATGGTCTGTCATCTTGGCCCTGAGGGCACCTTTGCCAACCCTGCGTCCCGCAGCCACCTTTATGGTTGGCTGGCGGAGGAAGCCGTGGAGTCCGCCCGTCGCCAGGTGGCTGATTTATTGAATGCCGATCCCCGTGAAGTGGTGTGGACCAGTGGTGCTACAGAGGCCAATAATTTGGCCTTGAAAGGCGTGCTCGATGCCTGTGGAGGCGGCCATGTGATTACGGGTGCGACGGAGCACAAAGCGGTGCTCGATGCCTGTGGCTGGCTGGAGACGAAGGGCCACGCTGTGACCTACCTGAAACCGCAAAGCAATGGCCAGATAAGCCCTGAGAGTGTTGCCGCGGCGCTCCGAGACGACACCGTGCTGGTGAGCGTAATGCATGCCAATAATGAAACCGGTGTGATTAACGATATTGCTGTCATTGGTGGGGTGTGCCGTGAGCGGGGTGTGCTGTTCCATACCGATGCGGCCCAGTCTGTGGGGAAGTTACCCCTAGACGTAAAAAACTTGCCGGTGGATCTGGTGTCAGTGTGTGCTCACAAGGTCTATGGGCCAAAGGGAATAGGGGCTTTGTATGTGCGCCGTTCCCCGGATGTAAAGGTGGCCGCACAAATTCATGGCGGTGGCCATGAGCGGGGCATGCGTTCTGGCACTTTGGCAACCCACCAGATTGTGGGCATGGGTGAAGCTTTTGCTTTGGCTGGCTCTTTGAAGGATGAGGAAGGGCCGCGTATCTGCGCGTTGCGTGATCGGCTGTGGCGTGGCATCGCGGCGCTGGGTGGTGTGAGCGTCAATGGTGAGGGTGCTGCGCGCTTGCCTGGCCATTTAAATGTGGCGTTCGAGGGTGTGGATGGTGAAATGCTGCTCACGGCCATGAATGGGGTGGCGGTGTCTTCAGGGTCCGCTTGTACCTCCGCGTCGCTAGAGCCTTCTTACGTTCTCAAAGCTATGGGCGTGACCGATGCGCTGGCCCATGGGTCGATCCGTTTTTCGGTGGGGCGTTTTACTTCACCGGAGGATATTGAGCGGGCGATAAGCTCGGTGGTTGATGCCGTAAACCGCTTGCGCACGGTATCCGCTTAA
- the iscR gene encoding Fe-S cluster assembly transcriptional regulator IscR encodes MRLTTKGRYAVTAMLDLALHAATGPVSLADISERQGISISYLEQLFAKLRRNGLVSSVRGPGGGYQLSRNSGQIDVAAVIAAVDESVDATRCGGHGDCQEGDICLTHHLWCDLSGQIQDFLSGITLGELVARQEVRQVAQRQDRHQQRLPVSSL; translated from the coding sequence ATGCGTTTGACGACTAAAGGCCGCTATGCGGTAACTGCTATGTTGGATCTGGCGCTGCATGCTGCGACGGGGCCGGTGTCGTTGGCGGATATTTCTGAGCGTCAGGGCATTTCCATTTCTTATCTGGAACAGTTGTTTGCCAAGCTGCGTCGCAATGGCCTGGTGAGCAGCGTGCGTGGCCCCGGTGGCGGTTATCAGCTTAGCCGTAATAGTGGGCAGATTGATGTGGCCGCGGTGATTGCGGCGGTGGATGAGTCCGTTGATGCCACGCGCTGTGGCGGCCATGGGGATTGTCAGGAAGGGGATATCTGCCTGACTCACCACCTATGGTGCGATTTGTCTGGCCAGATTCAGGATTTTCTCAGCGGGATTACGCTGGGGGAGCTGGTGGCCCGCCAGGAAGTGAGGCAGGTGGCCCAGCGCCAGGATCGACACCAGCAGCGTTTGCCCGTCAGCAGCCTTTGA
- a CDS encoding SIR2 family NAD-dependent protein deacylase has protein sequence MDDLVASYREKNVILFVGAGVSKNLGLPSWSELIDHIAVELDYDPEIYKSFGNDLALAEYYRVKTGNIGPLRSWMDTNWHSSDVDLQGSEIHKLIAHSKFPMVYTTNYDRWLEKSYELYGKKYTKIAGVSDIAKIKDGVTQVIKFHGDFDNDETIVLDESSYYERLEFETPLDIKLRSDVLGKSVLFIGYSLTDVNLRFLFYKLAKLWKSNNGGGVQPRSYVFTHRPNPIQETILDQWGIKMLTSKESDPQKALLEFLKKFQ, from the coding sequence ATGGATGATCTTGTAGCATCATATCGAGAAAAGAATGTCATTCTATTTGTCGGTGCAGGAGTGTCGAAAAATCTTGGCCTTCCCTCGTGGTCAGAACTTATAGATCATATTGCCGTTGAGTTGGATTATGACCCAGAAATATATAAGTCTTTCGGAAATGACTTGGCTTTAGCTGAATACTATAGGGTAAAAACAGGAAATATTGGTCCTCTCCGTAGTTGGATGGATACTAATTGGCATTCTTCGGATGTGGATTTGCAAGGCTCCGAGATACACAAACTTATTGCGCACTCAAAATTCCCAATGGTATACACCACCAACTATGATAGGTGGCTAGAAAAGTCATATGAGTTGTATGGTAAGAAATATACAAAAATTGCGGGCGTGTCTGATATTGCAAAGATCAAAGATGGCGTAACTCAAGTTATTAAATTTCATGGCGATTTTGACAACGATGAAACTATCGTGCTTGATGAATCTAGTTACTATGAGCGCTTAGAGTTTGAGACCCCTTTAGATATAAAGCTCAGGTCGGATGTTCTAGGGAAATCTGTTCTGTTTATTGGATATAGCCTAACTGATGTGAATCTTAGGTTTTTATTCTACAAGTTGGCTAAATTATGGAAGTCTAATAACGGTGGTGGTGTTCAGCCACGATCATATGTATTCACGCACAGACCAAACCCGATTCAAGAAACAATATTAGACCAGTGGGGTATTAAAATGCTCACATCAAAGGAAAGCGACCCGCAAAAAGCATTATTAGAATTTCTGAAAAAATTTCAATAA
- a CDS encoding non-canonical purine NTP pyrophosphatase: MEINFVTKNPHKAQEVKAILGDIGVSIVHAPLKIHEIQAEDINHIVRDKVLKAFNQVGRPVFIEHTGLYIDSLQGFPGGLTQVFWDKLQAEKFTELFGRLENTSVTAKTVIAFCDARKVHIFEGSVKGNIAPEPRGNKDFQWDCVFIPENFEETFSEMGDKKNDISMRKMAFDNFREFLVSEVL, from the coding sequence ATGGAAATTAACTTCGTTACAAAAAATCCTCATAAAGCTCAAGAAGTGAAAGCCATTCTTGGGGATATTGGTGTTTCTATCGTTCATGCGCCTTTGAAAATTCATGAAATACAAGCAGAAGATATTAATCATATAGTCAGGGATAAGGTTTTAAAGGCATTCAATCAGGTCGGGCGTCCTGTTTTTATCGAACATACAGGATTGTATATAGATAGCTTGCAAGGATTTCCTGGTGGTTTAACCCAGGTTTTCTGGGATAAGTTGCAAGCAGAAAAATTTACTGAGCTATTTGGAAGGTTGGAAAATACTTCGGTGACTGCAAAAACTGTAATTGCATTCTGCGATGCAAGAAAAGTACATATATTTGAAGGGAGCGTGAAAGGTAATATTGCACCAGAACCAAGAGGGAATAAAGATTTCCAATGGGATTGTGTGTTTATTCCAGAAAACTTTGAAGAGACGTTTTCCGAGATGGGCGATAAGAAAAATGATATTTCAATGCGTAAGATGGCTTTCGATAATTTTAGAGAGTTTCTTGTGTCGGAGGTTCTGTAA
- a CDS encoding adenosine deaminase has product MNENEIKLLNKGELHVHLNGLVSTDVVRELLEENKSDLPSGFDLERDLNILQPTDSLASYLKPWQVLRLVPRSRACLGLIVESAFLNLKSQNVRFVEIRNSVIYLALLNNISVDRALSWLVSEIELACEKHKIIAGLILTVSRGDCAPEHLRSLLSAYENLGRPSTVVGLDLAGNENIESPIETGSLFLHAKDKYELKVTIHAGETGRVENITSAVYEFGADRIGHGTAASKSVEVMDLLKHRDICVEVCPISNKLTSAVNESQPHPVVDFIANEVPFVICSDNPSIHLSDLTKDYIEFYRETRSSQHLRDMYSHQKKYSFIKGLHGN; this is encoded by the coding sequence ATGAATGAAAATGAAATAAAGCTATTGAATAAAGGTGAGCTTCACGTTCATTTAAATGGATTGGTCAGTACTGATGTTGTTCGAGAATTGTTGGAGGAAAACAAATCTGATTTGCCATCTGGATTTGATCTAGAAAGAGATTTGAATATCTTGCAACCCACTGACTCCCTAGCTTCATACTTGAAACCTTGGCAGGTGTTACGGCTTGTGCCTAGAAGTAGGGCCTGTCTAGGCTTAATAGTGGAAAGTGCTTTCCTTAATTTGAAATCTCAGAATGTTAGATTTGTTGAGATTCGTAATAGTGTTATTTACTTGGCATTGCTAAATAACATTTCGGTAGATAGGGCGTTGTCCTGGCTTGTGTCTGAAATCGAACTTGCGTGCGAAAAACACAAAATTATAGCAGGTTTGATTTTGACAGTTTCTAGAGGTGATTGCGCTCCTGAGCACTTACGCTCTCTTTTGAGTGCGTATGAAAATCTAGGTAGGCCAAGCACTGTTGTTGGGCTTGATTTGGCGGGAAATGAAAATATTGAATCTCCAATTGAAACTGGCTCCCTCTTTTTGCATGCAAAAGATAAATATGAACTTAAAGTGACCATTCATGCGGGTGAAACCGGAAGAGTTGAAAATATAACCAGCGCAGTTTATGAATTTGGCGCTGATCGAATTGGTCATGGAACTGCTGCATCAAAATCAGTTGAGGTGATGGATTTGCTAAAGCATAGGGATATATGTGTAGAGGTGTGTCCCATTAGTAACAAGCTGACGAGTGCAGTAAATGAAAGTCAGCCACATCCTGTTGTTGACTTTATTGCTAATGAGGTTCCGTTTGTTATCTGTTCTGACAATCCATCAATACATTTATCTGATCTTACTAAAGACTATATAGAATTTTATCGTGAGACTAGGTCTTCACAGCATCTTCGCGATATGTATAGTCACCAAAAAAAATATTCTTTTATTAAGGGTTTGCATGGAAATTAA